In Castanea sativa cultivar Marrone di Chiusa Pesio chromosome 6, ASM4071231v1, a single window of DNA contains:
- the LOC142639127 gene encoding squamosa promoter-binding protein 1 — protein MEARSFEGKRTFKEKVYKDAIVEEDVDDDLDEEEGGGEMMSFADNERKRAVAVFSGKRGTSGGAGGVSPPCCQAEKCGADLTDAKRYHRRHKVCELHSKASVVIVAGQRQRFCQQCSRFHDLSEFDEAKRSCRVRLAGHNERRRKVGCQSKETQSRQTDDHSGRIQVTIPGNSSYKQLQIR, from the exons ATGGAAGCTAGGAGCTTTGAAGGCAAGCGAACTTTCAAAGAGAAGGTCTACAAGGATGCCATAGTCGAAGAAGATGTAGACGATGACTTGGATGAAGAAGAGGGAGGTGGTGAAATGATGAGCTTTGCAGataatgagagaaagagagcagtTGCTGTTTTCTCTGGTAAAAGAGGCACTAGTGGTGGTGCTGGTGGGGTGTCACCGCCATGTTGTCAGGCAGAGAAATGTGGAGCTGATTTAACTGATGCAAAGCGTTACCATCGCCGTCATAAAGTGTGTGAGCTTCATTCAAAGGCATCTGTTGTGATTGTTGCAGGGCAGAGGCAACGGTTTTGTCAGCAATGCAGCAG GTTCCATGATCTATCagagtttgatgaagctaaaagaagctGCCGCGTACGCTTGGCTGGACACAATGAGCGCCGCAGAAAGGTTGGTTGCCAATCAAAGGAAACTCAGAGTAGGCAAACTGATGATCATAGTGGCAGAATTCAGGTAACAATCCCAGGGAATTCCAGTTACAAGCAACTCCAGATCCGATAA